Below is a window of Chryseobacterium arthrosphaerae DNA.
TCCTTATAATGTATTCCCATCATGCTGCTGGCGCTTCTCGGATCATAAACGGACCAGACTTCACCCCAGGAAAACCTGAAAAGACATCTTGGATAGGGTGTTTTCTCTTTCCGGGTAGGAGCTGTTCCAAGAATAAGGCTCAGAAACCTGTTATTTCTGTAGAAAACCTGCATTTCTTTTTCTTCAGACCAGTCCTTCCAATCTTTTGCATCACCGTTTTCCGATGTATTCATATGAATGCTGTGCAACTGATCTCTCCAAAAGCACAGTTGAAAATACACCTGATATCCCTGCACTTCTATCGTGTTGAAACAGTACCAGAAATATCCGGTTGTCACATCCCGCATATTATAGTATTTCTCTTTATAAAATGCAGTCTGCTGCAGTTCCTCAAGCAACATTCCTTTATACAGTGTGGTATCAAAGGTTTCCAGCTCTATCCATCCGTTTTGATCATTGATCAGCATAGTTCAAAAAAAATTGAAGCCATAAATATACCCGTTTTTTCTTTACAGACAACAGATAATATTTACAGCTTCTTGTAGAAATAGAAATATCGGTGTGTGTTATGGATTTGAAATGATTAATGTGGAAGGAATGTCAGACAGCCAAAGACTTTTTGTGTCTATCAGACTCTTCCAGCTTTTGCTGCTGATGAGCATCAGGTCCTGGGAATTCAGGAACTCTTTCTCTATCTTTTTCTCATTATACAGCGTAATATGATTGGGGGCTACCTGCTCAATACTTCTGATCAGTTCCTTTACTTCAATATTATTGCGGATCTGGCCTGCTGCATCCAGGATGATGATCTGTGAATTGTTATTATTGATGAGCCTTTTAGCATATTCCAGCAGGTAAAAATCACTTAAGTTAAAGATCGGAACAAATACTTTATCGGCAGTTTTAAAGTTTTTTTCTACCAATACACCAACAGGGATATTGGTTTTATCTAAAATCTGAAGGGTAAAATCGTCAAAAGGAGAGTTGTTGAAGATATTTCCTTTGCCTTTTACCGTATTCAAAAGTTTTTCAGGATTGATAATTTTGGTGGTAAAACCTAATAATCTCCCCAATAAGCTTCCTTCATACATTGATTTTCCAAGCATGATCAGGAGAAGATCATAGTGCCCCTTATTTGTAATGCTGGTAAGATCATTTTCTATATCGGTAGAAGCTTTGAAGAGGGTAGTCACTTCAAGGTTGAGCTCATGGGAAGTTTCAATGACGTGCTGAAACTGAGAATCTTCATATTCATCAATATCATAAGCATGCATTTCGTTCACAGGGGCAATATTCATAGCGGTGATGCTTTTATTGCCGTTCATTTTATGGGTGAAATCATGGGCCAGTTTAAGGAGGGTACTTCCGGATTCAGGTTTGTCAAAAGATAAGAGTACGCGGTATTGGGAATCGTTTTCATGTACAGGCTCTTCCTCTTTTTTAGATTTAAAAATAAAATTAATGAAATCCAGGGCAGGCCCGGTCATGAATGTTGTAAATAAAGCCATAATAACGAGCATGGCAAAGATTTCGGGGCTTAAGACCCCAAGATCATACCCGATATTCAGTACAATAAGCTCCATTAAACCTCTTGTATTCATCAGGGCGCCAATCGTTAAACTTTCTTTCCAGTTGATCCCCACAAACCTGGCAGTGAGCGCACTTCCTGCAAATTTTCCAAGTACAGCCGTCAGGATAATGAAGCCTGCAGTGATCCAAAGGTGTGCATCATTCAAAAGGCCGATCTGGGTACGAAGACCCGTAAAAACAAAGAACAGCGG
It encodes the following:
- a CDS encoding cation:proton antiporter; translation: MGKYRNLIFYITTIAVFSGLMYFFIMEGQTLEIKENIVSKTSSGSTWDNFLESFKTNLHHPLALLLAQIVTIILTARLFGWICMKIKQPSVIGEMIAGIVLGPSLVGMYFPEFSAFLFPKESLGNLQFLSQIGLILFMYIVGMELDLSVLRKKAHDAVVISHASIIIPFALGIGLSYFIYQEFAPSGIQFTSFALFIAISMSITAFPVLARIVQERNLQKTKLGTIVITCAAADDITAWCILAAVIAIVKAGSFTSSIYVIIMAIAYVFLMIKIVRPFLKRVGDLQAGKNTISKPMVAIFFLTLILSSYVTEVIGIHALFGAFMAGAIMPENTKFRTLFIDKVEDVALVLLLPLFFVFTGLRTQIGLLNDAHLWITAGFIILTAVLGKFAGSALTARFVGINWKESLTIGALMNTRGLMELIVLNIGYDLGVLSPEIFAMLVIMALFTTFMTGPALDFINFIFKSKKEEEPVHENDSQYRVLLSFDKPESGSTLLKLAHDFTHKMNGNKSITAMNIAPVNEMHAYDIDEYEDSQFQHVIETSHELNLEVTTLFKASTDIENDLTSITNKGHYDLLLIMLGKSMYEGSLLGRLLGFTTKIINPEKLLNTVKGKGNIFNNSPFDDFTLQILDKTNIPVGVLVEKNFKTADKVFVPIFNLSDFYLLEYAKRLINNNNSQIIILDAAGQIRNNIEVKELIRSIEQVAPNHITLYNEKKIEKEFLNSQDLMLISSKSWKSLIDTKSLWLSDIPSTLIISNP